TAGGAATGAGCGGGAAGTGGAGAAAGAAATTAGATAAATTCAGATTGCGAGAGGGAGATAAAAAGTAGGGTTGCAGGACAGAGGGAGGGAGAGATTAGGAAAAAGAGAGAGAAGTAGAGAAAAAACACTAAAAACTGGATAGATTGAGACGGAGAGAGAGAGATGAAAAGTGAGGTGTTAACTTGTAttgagagggagagagagacagagagagagagagagagagagagagagagagagagagagagacagacagacagagatagACATACAGACAATCAGAGAGATACATAgtgagacagagagagagacagagagagagacagagagataCAGAGAGAGACATAGAGAGTCAGAAAGAGGGATCTACAGTAAGGAGTGtgtcacaaaaatatatttcttgtaagcgttcattcttttgttttttctaaaaatgtcatatatatccTATGTCTTATTTTTCCATATTTGCTGAtggttttcccttttttcctTGTCATCATAGTgcttcatttttattatttatttattttcttttttttatgcattcaatttttttttcaaatatttgaattagtTCATGAATCATGAACACGGTCGTCTGATCTACTTATATCGAGCGTTCAGTTTCCGTGATGGCCGTTTAACCTGTCACCAGTCAATCAATgctaaaaaacaaaatacaaaaacaatatccACCTCTCGTGCTAGAAAAAGTTGCTATAAACGGGTGAGCAATCCAATAATCGGAGGTTAACGCCTTTCTTTTTCACACTCGTGAGTTTTAGGGTTACAATTGCCGCCGCTGATGACATAGGCAGTGGTTCCTGCCACGGCGCCACCTAGCGCCTGACCAGCTACTCCTACACCAGCCGCGCCTACCGACTGCATCACAGAGACGACGCTGCCTGCGGCGATACTGCCGCCATAGGTGGACATCAGGGCGGCTCCAGCAGACCCAGCGGCTGTCCCGGCGGCAGAGAATCCAAGAGCTCCTAGCCCGGCTGATATTACAAAAGGAGTCGCAGCGACACCTACTACAGTAGCTCCTCCGACAAGGGCTGCATCCGTCCAACACCAACAGGTAACTGTACAGGTACAGAAAAGGAATCATTGTTACTAAAATCGACACCAACAGGTAACTGTACAGGTACagaaaaggaattattgttacTAAAATCGACACCAACAGGTAACTGTACAGGTACAGAAAAGGAATTACTGTTACTAAAATCGACACCAACAGGTAACTGTACAGGTACAGAAAAGGAATTACTGTTACTAAAATCAACACCAACAGGTAACTGTACAGGTACAGAAAAGGAATCATTGTTACTAAAATCAACACCAACAGGTAACTGTACAGGTACAGAAAAGGAATTACTGTTACTAAAATCGACAAAGCgagtatgttttgtatgaatGAGAGACCATCTATTTTTATGAACGGACTTCATTTCTAACATCAGCTACACTGCTATCTCCTTGACTATCACATACACTTTTCACACTTACCACGACTAGGACAGACTCCAGCCAGAAGGATCAGAAATAAAATTGAGCAATGTGCCGATCTCATCGTGATGGAAtctatagatatacaaaataacatattATGATTGGAATTGATAAAAACCAAGAAAATATCATAGAACATTGCTGACCATCAAACCATATTCAATGACATTATATTGATCTTTAATGAAGCAATCTGATTCATGATACAGTGAATTAAGTGTTGATAACCCTTTAACCCATGTGTAGGTACAAATTTAACATGCTATCAATGTTTATACCTTGAACATTTAGATATCTAAGTTTCTGTTTTATGATTTGTGGGAGTCGGCCTCTAAAAGATCTACATGATCAAAGAACACAAAAAGACAAATGGTTTTTATACTATAACTTAGTCGTAAGTAAATATGCTGACGAGGAATACTGCTGTGACTTATAAAACGCTTTCCAGTGTCGTTGGAAAACTTGCTCAACCTATAAATGGATATATTACTTTTCGGTACAGCGAGGCTATTTCCAAAACTCTCACTAATTAATAACCAGGGTTTAATTTTTGTCAAGATGAAACTAACTAACTAATGACTTACTGGCTGACAAAATGACTGACTAACTAATATTCTATCTGACTACGTGACTGACTGGCTGACAAAATGACTGACTAACTAATATTCTATCTAACTACGTGACTGACTCGCTGACAAAATGACTGACTAACTAATATTCTATCTAACTACGTGACTGACTCGCTGACAAAATGACTGACTAACTAATATTCTATCTAACTACGTGACTGTCTGGCTGACAAAATGACTGACTAACTAATATTCTATCTAACTACGTGACTGATTTGCTGACAAAATGACTGACTAACTAATATTCTATCTAACTACATGACTGACTGGCTGACAAAATGACTGACTAACTAATATTCTATCTAACTACGTGACTGACTCGCTGACAAAATGACTGACTAACTAATATTCTATCTAACTACGTGACTGTCTGGCTGACAAAATGACTGACTAACTAATATTCTATCTAACTACATGACTGACTGGCTGACAAAATGACTGACTAACTAATATTCTATCTAACTACGTGACTGATTTGCTGACAAAATGACTGACTAACTAATATTCTATCTAACTACATGACTGACTGGCTGACAAAATGACTGACTAACTAATATTCTATCTAACTACGTGACTGACTGGCTGACAAAATGACTGACTAACTAATATTCTATCTAACTACATGACTGACTGTCTGACAAAATGACAGACTAACTAATATTCTATCTAACTACGTGACTGACTCGCTGACAAAATGACTGACTAACTAATATTCTATCTAACTACATGACTGACTGGCTGACAAAATGACTGACTAGTAACTAATATTCTATCTAACTACGTGACTGACTCGCTGACAAAATGACTGACTAACTAGTAACTAATATTCTATCTAACTACATGACTGACTCGCTGACAAAATGACTGACTAACTAATATTCTATCTAACTACGTGACTGACTCGCTGACAAAATGACTGACTAACTAATATTCTATCTAACTACATGATTGACTGGCTGACAAAATGACTAACTAATATTCTATCTAACTACGTGACTGACTCGCTGACAAAATGACTGACTAACTAATATTCTATCTAGCTACGTGACTGACTGGCTGTCAAAATGACTGACTAACTAGTAACTAATATTCTATCTAACTACATGACTGACTGGCTGACAAAATGACTGACTAACTAATATTCTATCTAACTACATGACTGACTGGCTGACAAAATGACCGACTAACTAGTATTCTATCTAACTACATGACTGACTCGCTGACAAAATGACTGACTAACTAGTAACTAATATTCTATCTAACTACATGACTGACTCGCTGACAAAATGACTGACTAACTAATATTCTATCTAACTACGTGACTGACTGGCTGACAAAATGACTGACTAACTAATATTCTATCTAACTACGTGACTGATTTGAGGAAGACAGTAAGTCCCTACACAGATGCCTAAGGATACCTCCAAGTTTTACAAGTGTTGGTCCTAACAGCTCATCAGCTAAATATTCTACCATTGGTAGATGAGTTCAAGGTAGCGACTAAATATTCTACCTATTTCACCATTGGTAAATGAGTTCAAGGTAGCGACTAAATATTCTACCTATTTCACCATTGGTAGATGAGTTCAAGGTAGCGACTAAATATTCTACCTATTTCACCATAGGTAGATGAGTTCAAGGTAGCGAAGACAATACAGGTAATGCCTCCAGGGATAAAAAGCTCCGAAATGTTCTATCGAAACAAGAACCAGATGAAAATGCAGCGGAACAAGCAGAAATACGACTAAAACATGGGGACATTTTAGGTACAGACTTGTATGGTCTGACATTTGGTGAtaagatactacagacagaggacTTGTATGGTCTGACATCTGGTGAtaagatactacagacataaAACTTGTATGGTCTGACATCTGGTGAtaagatactacagacagaggacTTGTATGGTCTGACATCTGGTGAtaagatactacagacagaaGACTTGTATGGTCTGACATCTGGCGAtaagatactacagacagaaGACTTGTATGGTCTGACTTATGGCGAtaagatactacagacagaggacTTTGATGGTCTGACATCTGGTGAtaagatactacagacagaggacTTTGATGGTCTGACATCTGGTAAtaagatactacagacagaaGACTTGTATGGTCTGACATCTGGTGAtaagatactacagacagaggacTTGTATGGTCTGACATCTGGTGAtaagatactacagacagaggacTTTGATGGTCTGACATTTGGTGAGAAGAAACTACAGACAGAGGACTTGTATGGTCTGACATCTGGTGAGAAGAAACTACAGACAGAGGACTTGTATGGTCTGACATCTGGTGAGAAGAAACTACAGACAGAGGACTTGTATGGTCTGACATCTGGTGAGAAGAAACTACAGACAGAATACTTGTATGGTCTGACATCTGGTGATAAGAAACTACAGACAGAGGTCTTTTATGGTCTGACATATGGCGATAAGAAACTACAGACAGAAGACTTGCATTGTCTGACATATGGCGATAAGAAACTTCAGACAGTAGAATTGCAAGGTCTGACATCTGGTGAtaagatactacagacagaggacTTGTATGGTCTGACATCTGGTGAtaagatactacagacagaggacTTGTATGGTCTGACATCTGGTGAtaagatactacagacagaggacTTGTATGGTCTGACATCTGGTGAtaagatactacagacagaggacTTGTATGGTCTGACATCTGGTGAtaagatactacagacagaggacTTGTATGGTCTGACATCTGGTGAtaagatactacagacagaaGACTTGTATGGTCTGACATCAAGTAATaagatactacagacaggggaCTTTGATGGTCTGACATCAAGTAAtaagatactacagacagaggacTTGTATGGTCTGACATCTGGTGAtaagatactacagacagaggacTTGTATGGTCTGACATCTGGTGAtaagatactacagacagaaGACTTGTATGGTCTGACATCTGGTGATAAGAAACTACAGACAGAAGACTTGTATGGTCTGACATCTGGTGAtaagatactacagacagaggacTTGTATGGTCTGACATATGGCGAtaagatactacagacagaggacTTGTATGGTCTGACATCTGGTGAtaagatactacagacagaggacTTGTATGGTCTGACATCAAGTAAtaagatactacagacagaggacTTGTATGGTCTGACATCTGGTGAtaagatactacagacagaggacTTGTATGGTCTGACATCAAGTAAtaagatactacagacagaggacTTGTATGGTCTGACATCTGGTGAtaagatactacagacagaaGACTTGTATGGTCTGACATCTGGTGAtaagatactacagacagaggacTTGTATGGTCTGACATCTGGTGAtaagatactacagacagaggacTTGTATGGTCTGACATCAAGTAAtaagatactacagacagaggacTTGTATGGTCTGACATCTGGTGAtaagatactacagacagaggacTTTGATGGTCTGACATCTGGTAAtaagatactacagacagaaGACTTGTATGGTCTGACATCTGGTGAtaagatactacagacagaggacTTGTATGGTCTGACATCTGGTGAtaagatactacagacagaggacTTGTATGGTCTGACATCTGGTGAtaagatactacagacagaaGACTTGTATGGTCTGACATCTGGTGAtaagatactacagacagaggacTTTGATGGTCTGACATCTGGTAAtaagatactacagacagaaGACTTGTATGGTCTGACATCTGGTGATAAGAAACTACAGACAGAGGTCTTTTATGGTCTGACATCAAGTAAtaagatactacagacagaggacTTGTATGGTCTGACATCTGGTGAtaagatactacagacagaggacTTGTATGGTCTGACATCTGGTGAtaagatactacagacagaggacTTGTATGGTCTGACATATGGCGAtaagatactacagacagaggacTTGTATGGTCTGACATCTGGTGAtaagatactacagacagaggacTTGTATGGTCTGACATCTGGTGAtaagatactacagacagaggacTTGTATGGTCTGACATCTGGTGAtaagatactacagacagaggacTTGTATGGTCTGACATATGGCGAtaagatactacagacagaggacTTGTATGGTCTGACATCTGGTGAtaagatactacagacagaggacTTGTATGGTCTGACATCGGGTGAtaagatactacagacagaggacTTGTAAGGTCTGACATCTGGTGAtaagatactacagacagaggacTTTGATGGTCTGACATCTGGTGAtaagatactacagacagaggacTTGTATGGTCTGACATCTGGTGAtaagatactacagacagaggacTTGTATGGTCTGACATCAAGTGAtaagatactacagacagaggacTTGTATGGTCTGACATCAAGTAATAggatactacagacagaggacTTGTATGGTCTGACATCTGGTGAtaagatactacagacagaggacTTGTATGGTCTGACATCTGGTGAGAAGAAACTACAGACAGAGGACTTGTATGGTCTGACATCTGGTGAtaagatactacagacagaggacTTGTATGGTCTGACATCTGGTGATaagatactacagacaggggaCTTGTATGGTCTGACATCTGGTGAtaagatactacagacagaggacTTGTATGGTCTGACATCTGGTGAtaagatactacagacagaggacTTGTATGGTCTGACATCTGGTGAtaagatactacagacagaaGACTTGTATGGTCTGACATATGGCGAtaagatactacagacagaggacTTGTATGGTCTGACATCAAGTAATaagatactacagacaggggaCTTGTATGGTCTGACATATGGCGAtaagatactacagacagaggacTTGTATGGTCTGACATCAAGTAATaagatactacagacaggggaCTTGTATGGTCTGACATCTGGTGAtaagatactacagacagaggacTTGTATGGTCTGATATCTGATGAtaagatactacagacagaggacTTGTATGGTCTGACATCTGGTGAtaagatactacagacagaaGACTTGTATGGTCTGACATCTGGTGAtaagatactacagacagaaGACTTGTATGGTCTGACATCTGGTGAtaagatactacagacagaggacTTGTATGGTCTGACATCTGGTGAtaagatactacagacagaggacTTGTATGGTCTGACATCTGGTGAtaagatactacagacagaggacTTGTATGGTCTGACATCTGGTGAtaagatactacagacagaaGACTTGTATGGTCTGACATCTGGTGATAAGTTCTACAGACAGAGGACTTGTATGGTCTGACATCTGGTGAtaagatactacagacagaggacTTGTATGGTCTGACATCTGGTGAtaagatactacagacagaaGACTTGTATGGTCTGACATCTGGTGAtaagatactacagacagaaGACTTGTATGGTCTGACATCTGGTGAtaagatactacagacagaaGACTTGTATGGTCTGACATCTGGTGAtaagatactacagacagaaGACTTGTATGGTCTGACATCTGGTGAtaagatactacagacagaggacTTGTATGGTCTGACATCTGGTGAtaagatactacagacagaggacTTGTATGGTCTGACATCTGGTGAtaagatactacagacagaggacTTGTATGGTCTGACATCTGGTGATaagatactacagacaggggaCTTGTATGGTCTGACATCTGGTGAtaagatactacagacagaaGACTTGTATGGTCTGACATCTGGTGAGAAGAAACTACAGACAGAGGACTTGTATGGTCTGACATCTGGTGAtaagatactacagacagaggacTTGTATGGTCTGACATATGGCGATAAGAAACTTCAGACAGAAAACTTGTATGGTCTGACATCTGGCGATAAGAAATTTCAGACAGAAAACTTGTATGGTCTGACATCTGGTGATAAGTACTACAGACATAAAACTTGTATGGTCTGACATATGGCGATAAGAACCTTAACGGACATAGTCCCTACTGAGTTCTGTGTATGACTTGGCGCCATCACCAACAATAATTGGCGGAGGATACGGACTGACACTCAGTTTTATTTCGTCTTCATGTTATGTCGCTCTCACACAGCGTTGTTACAGAGACACGAAAAGACATGAGGGAGCTTGCTGATACGTAGGAGCAGGGAGGAACAAAATAAAGAAAGCAAGCAAGCTAGTGTTAATCTATACTCACGATAACGGAATCCATGATACAACAAAAACTGGGAAACTAGGGAGGAATTAGCTGAAAACTGTTTCCCAATCATTATCCATATCAACCAACGATTGGGTACCTCATTTGGTCAGATCCTAGGAAATGGCTATGGTGTATGGTGCTCTGGGTAGAAAGGTGTGAGGTTGAATTCAA
The window above is part of the Pecten maximus chromosome 2, xPecMax1.1, whole genome shotgun sequence genome. Proteins encoded here:
- the LOC117344522 gene encoding interferon alpha-inducible protein 27-like protein 1, producing the protein MRSAHCSILFLILLAGVCPSRVTCWCWTDAALVGGATVVGVAATPFVISAGLGALGFSAAGTAAGSAGAALMSTYGGSIAAGSVVSVMQSVGAAGVGVAGQALGGAVAGTTAYVISGGNCNPKTHECEKERR